A genomic window from Variovorax paradoxus includes:
- the msrP gene encoding protein-methionine-sulfoxide reductase catalytic subunit MsrP translates to MSFHSRPIRRNSSSQGDNGFIHPLSSEITPRAAYESRRDMLKLMAGGAAGAALAGFASREAWAQAERPNKLAPLPGAKSTVPGAMSMEKLTDYKDASTYNNYYEFGTDKADPAKNAGTLKTRPWTVEIEGLVKKPGKYGIEDLLKLSAQEERIYRLRCVEGWSMVIPWVGYSLAELIKKVEPQGNAKFVEFVTLADPKTMPFVGSRVLDWPYTEGLRMDEAMHPLTLLAFGMYGEVLPNQNGAPVRLVVPWKYGFKSAKSIVKIRFVEKEPSTAWNKAAANEYGFYSNVNPNVDHPRWSQATERRIGDGGGLFAKRRKTEMFNGYEAQVGQLYAGMDLKKNF, encoded by the coding sequence ATGTCGTTCCATTCCCGCCCGATCCGTCGCAACAGCAGCAGCCAAGGCGACAACGGCTTCATCCACCCGCTGTCGAGCGAGATCACGCCGCGCGCCGCCTACGAAAGCCGGCGCGACATGCTGAAGCTCATGGCTGGTGGCGCGGCAGGGGCGGCGCTGGCCGGTTTTGCCTCGCGCGAAGCCTGGGCACAGGCCGAGCGCCCCAACAAGCTCGCGCCGCTGCCGGGCGCCAAGTCGACGGTGCCGGGCGCCATGTCGATGGAAAAGCTCACCGACTACAAGGACGCGTCGACCTACAACAACTACTACGAGTTCGGCACCGACAAGGCCGATCCGGCCAAGAACGCCGGAACGCTGAAGACGCGGCCGTGGACAGTGGAGATCGAAGGGCTGGTCAAGAAGCCGGGCAAGTACGGCATCGAAGACCTGCTCAAGCTCAGCGCGCAGGAGGAGCGCATCTACCGCCTGCGCTGTGTCGAAGGCTGGTCGATGGTCATTCCGTGGGTCGGCTATTCGCTGGCCGAGCTGATCAAGAAGGTCGAGCCGCAGGGCAATGCCAAGTTCGTCGAGTTCGTCACGCTGGCCGACCCCAAGACCATGCCCTTCGTGGGCTCGCGCGTGCTCGACTGGCCCTACACCGAAGGCCTGCGCATGGACGAGGCGATGCACCCGCTCACGCTGCTTGCCTTTGGCATGTACGGCGAGGTGCTGCCCAACCAGAACGGCGCGCCGGTGCGCCTGGTGGTGCCGTGGAAGTACGGCTTCAAGTCGGCCAAGTCGATCGTGAAGATCCGCTTCGTCGAAAAGGAGCCGAGCACTGCCTGGAACAAGGCTGCGGCCAACGAGTACGGCTTCTATTCGAACGTGAACCCGAACGTCGATCACCCGCGCTGGAGCCAGGCCACCGAGCGCCGCATCGGCGACGGCGGCGGCCTGTTCGCCAAGCGGCGCAAGACCGAGATGTTCAACGGCTATGAAGCCCAGGTCGGCCAGCTCTATGCGGGCATGGACCTGAAGAAAAACTTCTGA
- a CDS encoding sulfite oxidase heme-binding subunit YedZ, whose translation MNKLLMHPATKPVIFLLCLLPFARLAYGAFTDGLGANPAEFLIRATGDWTLRFICIVLAVTPLRVISKWNALARYRRMLGLFAYFYVVLHLLCYSWFDMGFEWGDIAKDIAKRPFILVGFSAFVLLTPLAATSFNRAIKAMGARRWQMLHKLVYVIAGLGLLHFFWMRAGKNNFAEVFIYVAIIGVLLAWRVWNFASKRRAKPAAGAAGAVRNSEKPLRTN comes from the coding sequence ATGAACAAGCTGCTCATGCACCCGGCGACCAAGCCGGTCATCTTTTTGCTGTGCCTGCTGCCGTTCGCACGGCTGGCCTACGGCGCGTTCACGGACGGACTCGGCGCCAACCCCGCCGAGTTCCTGATCCGCGCCACGGGCGACTGGACGCTGCGCTTCATCTGCATCGTGCTGGCGGTGACGCCGCTGCGCGTCATCAGCAAATGGAACGCGCTTGCGCGCTATCGGCGCATGCTGGGCCTGTTCGCCTACTTCTACGTGGTGCTGCACCTGCTGTGCTACAGCTGGTTCGACATGGGCTTCGAGTGGGGCGACATCGCCAAGGACATCGCGAAGCGGCCGTTCATCCTGGTGGGCTTCTCGGCCTTCGTGCTGCTGACGCCGCTGGCGGCCACGTCGTTCAATCGCGCGATCAAGGCGATGGGTGCCAGGCGTTGGCAGATGCTGCACAAGCTGGTCTACGTGATCGCGGGCCTGGGCTTGCTGCACTTCTTCTGGATGCGCGCGGGCAAGAACAACTTCGCCGAAGTGTTCATCTACGTTGCGATCATCGGGGTGCTGCTCGCGTGGCGCGTGTGGAATTTTGCGAGCAAGCGCAGGGCGAAGCCGGCAGCAGGGGCAGCAGGCGCGGTGCGCAACAGCGAGAAGCCGCTGCGCACCAACTGA
- the ccsB gene encoding c-type cytochrome biogenesis protein CcsB, whose protein sequence is MNTTTLTLNESWLSRRNLFDWVFAALVLAGGLFAFARYAGSMDYYEKPILIAAVIAMISIGWFWRPLRVLAIVVAAASLLAIASYQGDLARADTVFWLKYFLSSQSAILWMSMLFFMGTLFYWLGFFGGKQSDTFDMIGSRLTWAAVTMALIGTMVRWYESHLLGPDIGHIPVSNLYEVFVLFCWLTAAFYLYFEERYNTRALGAFVMLVVSAAVGFLLWYTIVREAHEIQPLVPALQSWWMKLHVPANFIGYGTFALSAMVAFAYLIKEQANETRWYKLTPIWLLGVALCFVPVAFRQRVQEAGGSYWVVYAGISALIAAGILLGRKRIAARLPANDVLDDVMYKSITVGFAFFTIATVLGALWAADAWGGYWSWDPKETWALIVWLNYAAWLHMRLVKGLRGTVAAWWALGGLAVTTFAFLGVNMFLSGLHSYGTL, encoded by the coding sequence ATGAACACCACGACCCTCACGCTCAATGAAAGCTGGCTCTCGCGCCGCAACCTGTTCGACTGGGTGTTCGCGGCGCTGGTGCTGGCCGGCGGCCTGTTCGCGTTCGCGCGCTATGCGGGGTCGATGGACTACTACGAGAAGCCGATCCTCATTGCCGCGGTGATCGCGATGATCTCCATCGGCTGGTTCTGGCGGCCGCTGCGCGTGCTGGCTATCGTGGTGGCCGCGGCGTCGCTGCTGGCCATTGCCTCGTACCAGGGCGACCTGGCGCGCGCCGACACGGTGTTCTGGCTCAAGTACTTTTTGTCGAGCCAGTCGGCCATCCTCTGGATGAGCATGCTGTTCTTCATGGGCACGCTGTTCTACTGGCTCGGCTTCTTCGGCGGCAAGCAGTCGGACACCTTCGACATGATCGGCTCGCGCCTGACCTGGGCTGCCGTCACGATGGCGCTGATCGGCACCATGGTGCGCTGGTACGAAAGCCACCTGCTCGGCCCGGACATCGGCCACATCCCGGTCAGCAATCTGTACGAAGTGTTCGTGCTGTTCTGCTGGCTGACGGCTGCGTTCTACCTCTACTTCGAAGAGCGCTACAACACGCGTGCGCTCGGCGCCTTCGTGATGCTGGTGGTGAGCGCGGCGGTCGGCTTCCTGCTCTGGTACACGATCGTGCGCGAGGCACATGAAATCCAGCCGCTGGTGCCTGCGCTGCAGAGTTGGTGGATGAAGCTGCACGTGCCGGCCAACTTCATCGGCTACGGCACCTTCGCGCTGTCGGCCATGGTCGCCTTCGCCTATCTCATCAAGGAGCAGGCCAACGAGACTCGCTGGTACAAGCTCACGCCGATCTGGCTGCTGGGCGTGGCGCTGTGCTTCGTGCCGGTGGCATTCCGCCAGCGCGTGCAGGAAGCCGGCGGCAGCTACTGGGTGGTCTATGCGGGCATCTCGGCGCTGATTGCGGCGGGCATCCTGCTCGGGCGCAAGCGCATCGCGGCGCGCCTGCCGGCCAACGATGTGCTCGACGACGTCATGTACAAGTCGATCACCGTCGGCTTCGCCTTCTTCACCATCGCCACCGTGCTGGGCGCCCTGTGGGCTGCCGACGCCTGGGGCGGCTACTGGAGCTGGGACCCGAAGGAAACCTGGGCGCTGATCGTCTGGCTCAACTATGCGGCCTGGCTGCACATGCGGCTCGTGAAGGGCCTGCGCGGCACCGTGGCCGCCTGGTGGGCGCTGGGCGGGCTGGCGGTCACCACTTTCGCCTTCCTTGGCGTGAACATGTTCCTGAGCGGGTTGCACAGCTACGGCACGCTGTAG
- a CDS encoding cytochrome c biogenesis protein ResB — protein sequence MSVSTHGLRVHRGPQMLRAAVELFSSMRFAIALLTIICIASIIGTVLKQHEPINNYINQFGPFWAELFRAARLDSIYSAWWFLLILLFLVISTTLCIARNTPRILVDLKTFKEDIRAQSLKAFGQRAENRLGETPEAAANRIGQLLVSGGWKVKLQQREAVDGSRPTSAGWMVAARAGGAHKLGYIAAHSAIVLVCIGGLLDGDLVVRAQTWFNGKSVFTGGGMIADVAPEHRLSASNPTFRGNILVPEGGQGSVAILNQSDGVLLQELPFSIELKKFIVDYYSTGMPKLFASEVVLHDRETGEQVPARIEVNHPASYKGVEIYQSSFDDGGSKVKLKAVPMAAAAKSFEVEGIIGGPSTEITNGKDKLTLEYAALRVINVENFADAGVMGSGADVRKVDLRHDIESRLGAANKTNKPKVLRNIGPSIGYKLRDAAGQAREYQNYMVPVDTGDGQPVFLLGMREKPEDPFRYLRVPADEQGSMDGFVRMRAALGDADTRARAIERYIAKATDPKRPEMAEQLRVSAARALALFSGSERAKADATTVGGWQAIAEFMEVNVPEAERERAGGVLVRILNDVLFEVLNLSREGAGLAALPNDEKSQAYLTQAVLAISDAHFYPAPVAMMMTDFTQVQASVFQVARAPGKNVVYLGCLLLIVGIFAMLYVRERRLWVWLTPDGNGTDGDKLETAATMAFSVNRKTMDSDREFEHLKRKLLALNKTEPETP from the coding sequence ATGTCCGTCTCCACCCATGGCCTTCGCGTTCATCGCGGCCCGCAGATGCTTCGTGCTGCGGTGGAGCTGTTTTCGTCGATGCGCTTCGCGATCGCGCTGCTCACCATCATCTGCATCGCATCGATCATCGGCACCGTGCTCAAGCAGCACGAGCCGATCAACAACTACATCAACCAGTTCGGGCCGTTCTGGGCCGAGCTGTTCCGCGCGGCGCGGCTCGACTCGATCTACAGCGCCTGGTGGTTCCTGCTGATCCTGCTGTTCCTCGTGATCAGCACCACGCTGTGCATTGCGCGCAACACGCCGCGCATCCTGGTCGACCTCAAGACCTTCAAGGAAGACATCCGTGCGCAGAGCCTGAAGGCCTTCGGCCAACGCGCGGAGAACCGGCTCGGTGAAACGCCCGAAGCGGCGGCCAACCGCATCGGGCAACTGCTGGTGAGCGGCGGCTGGAAGGTCAAGCTGCAGCAGCGCGAGGCTGTCGACGGCAGCCGACCGACTTCCGCGGGCTGGATGGTCGCGGCGCGTGCCGGCGGCGCCCACAAGCTCGGTTACATCGCGGCCCACAGCGCGATCGTGCTGGTGTGCATCGGCGGCCTGCTCGACGGCGATCTCGTGGTGCGCGCGCAGACCTGGTTCAACGGCAAGAGCGTGTTCACCGGCGGCGGCATGATCGCTGACGTGGCGCCGGAGCACCGCCTGTCCGCCAGCAACCCGACCTTCCGCGGCAACATCCTCGTGCCCGAGGGCGGGCAGGGCAGCGTGGCCATCCTGAACCAATCCGACGGCGTGCTGCTGCAGGAGCTGCCGTTCTCAATCGAGCTGAAGAAGTTCATCGTCGACTACTACTCGACCGGTATGCCCAAACTCTTTGCAAGCGAGGTGGTGCTGCACGACCGCGAGACCGGCGAGCAGGTGCCTGCGCGCATCGAGGTCAACCACCCGGCCAGCTACAAGGGCGTGGAGATCTACCAGTCGAGCTTCGATGATGGCGGCTCCAAGGTGAAGCTCAAGGCGGTGCCGATGGCGGCCGCTGCCAAGTCTTTCGAAGTGGAAGGCATCATCGGCGGCCCGAGCACCGAGATCACCAACGGCAAGGACAAGCTCACGCTCGAATACGCCGCGCTGCGCGTGATCAACGTCGAGAACTTCGCCGACGCCGGCGTCATGGGCAGCGGCGCCGACGTGCGCAAGGTCGACCTGCGCCACGACATCGAATCGCGCCTGGGCGCCGCCAACAAGACCAACAAGCCGAAGGTGCTGCGCAACATCGGCCCGAGCATCGGCTACAAGCTGCGCGATGCCGCCGGCCAGGCGCGCGAATATCAAAACTACATGGTGCCGGTCGACACCGGCGACGGCCAACCGGTGTTCCTGCTCGGCATGCGCGAGAAGCCCGAAGACCCGTTCCGCTACCTGCGCGTGCCGGCCGACGAGCAGGGCTCGATGGATGGTTTCGTGCGCATGCGTGCCGCACTCGGCGACGCCGACACCCGCGCGCGCGCCATCGAGCGCTACATCGCCAAGGCGACCGACCCCAAGCGCCCCGAAATGGCCGAGCAGCTGCGCGTGTCGGCCGCGCGCGCGCTGGCGCTGTTCTCGGGCAGCGAGCGTGCCAAGGCCGACGCCACCACCGTAGGCGGCTGGCAGGCGATTGCAGAGTTCATGGAAGTCAACGTGCCCGAGGCCGAGCGCGAGCGCGCAGGCGGCGTGCTGGTGCGCATCCTGAACGATGTGCTGTTCGAAGTGCTCAACCTGAGCCGCGAAGGCGCCGGCCTGGCCGCGCTGCCGAACGACGAGAAGTCGCAGGCCTACCTGACCCAGGCCGTGCTGGCCATCAGCGACGCGCACTTCTACCCGGCCCCTGTCGCGATGATGATGACCGACTTCACCCAGGTGCAGGCCAGCGTGTTCCAGGTGGCGCGCGCCCCTGGCAAGAACGTCGTCTATCTGGGCTGTCTGTTGCTGATCGTCGGGATTTTTGCCATGCTGTACGTGCGTGAGCGGCGCCTCTGGGTGTGGCTGACGCCCGATGGCAACGGGACCGACGGCGACAAATTGGAGACAGCCGCCACGATGGCGTTCTCGGTCAATCGCAAGACCATGGACAGCGACCGCGAATTCGAGCACCTCAAACGCAAGTTGCTCGCCCTGAACAAGACAGAACCCGAGACACCATGA
- the lysA gene encoding diaminopimelate decarboxylase → MSPGITSPALPGQPHIAERDGALHVEGVALDALAREHGTPLFVYSKQWMLDALAAYQRGFEGRDALICYAMKANSSLGVLRVFAEAGCGFDIVSGGELARVLAVGADPKKIIFSGVGKTRAEMREALAAGIACFNVESEAELDVLNEVAVAEGKRAPISIRINPNVDPKTHPYISTGLKGNKFGIAHDRAVEAYRHAARLPGLEVVGIDCHIGSQITEASPYLDACDRVLDLVEAIETAGVPIHHLDFGGGLGIDYNGEVPPKADALWQQLLAKLDARGFGQRKLVIEPGRSLVGNAGVCVTEVLYTKPGEDKNFCIVDAAMNDLPRPAMYQAFQRIVPVRTRAGDAPTYDVVGPVCESGDWIGRDRALNVVAGDLLAVLSAGAYCMSMSSNYNTRGRAAEVLVSGASARLIRRRETMEDQLRSEIDG, encoded by the coding sequence GTGAGCCCCGGTATCACATCCCCCGCCCTCCCCGGCCAGCCGCACATTGCCGAGCGCGACGGCGCGCTGCACGTCGAAGGCGTTGCGCTCGACGCACTGGCCCGCGAGCATGGCACCCCTCTTTTTGTCTACTCGAAGCAGTGGATGCTGGACGCCCTGGCGGCCTACCAGCGCGGCTTCGAAGGTCGCGATGCGCTGATTTGCTATGCGATGAAGGCCAATTCGTCGCTCGGCGTGCTGCGCGTTTTCGCGGAGGCCGGCTGCGGCTTCGACATCGTCTCGGGCGGTGAACTGGCTCGCGTGCTGGCCGTCGGCGCCGATCCGAAGAAGATCATCTTCTCGGGCGTCGGCAAGACGCGCGCGGAAATGCGCGAGGCCCTCGCCGCCGGCATCGCCTGCTTCAACGTCGAGAGCGAAGCCGAGCTCGACGTTCTCAACGAAGTGGCGGTGGCCGAAGGCAAGCGCGCGCCCATCAGCATTCGCATCAATCCGAACGTCGACCCGAAGACGCATCCGTACATCTCCACCGGCCTCAAAGGCAACAAGTTCGGTATCGCGCACGACCGCGCGGTCGAGGCCTACCGGCATGCCGCAAGGCTGCCGGGCCTGGAAGTGGTCGGCATCGACTGCCACATCGGCTCGCAGATCACCGAAGCCTCGCCCTACCTCGACGCCTGCGATCGCGTGCTCGACCTGGTCGAGGCAATCGAGACGGCCGGCGTGCCGATCCATCACCTGGACTTCGGCGGTGGCCTGGGCATCGACTACAACGGCGAAGTCCCGCCCAAGGCCGATGCGCTGTGGCAGCAGTTGCTCGCCAAGCTCGACGCGCGCGGCTTCGGCCAGCGCAAGCTGGTGATCGAGCCCGGCCGCTCGCTGGTCGGCAATGCTGGCGTGTGCGTGACCGAGGTGCTCTACACCAAGCCGGGCGAGGACAAGAACTTCTGCATCGTCGACGCGGCCATGAACGATCTGCCGCGCCCTGCGATGTACCAGGCCTTCCAGCGTATCGTGCCGGTGCGCACGCGCGCCGGCGACGCACCGACCTACGATGTGGTTGGCCCAGTCTGCGAAAGCGGCGACTGGATCGGCCGCGACCGCGCGCTCAACGTGGTGGCGGGCGACCTGCTGGCGGTGCTGTCGGCGGGCGCGTACTGCATGAGCATGTCCAGCAACTACAACACGCGCGGCCGTGCCGCCGAGGTGCTGGTGAGTGGCGCCAGCGCCAGGCTGATCCGCCGTCGCGAGACGATGGAAGACCAGCTGCGCAGCGAGATCGACGGCTGA